One region of Olleya sp. Hel_I_94 genomic DNA includes:
- a CDS encoding ArsR/SmtB family transcription factor: MGLIKTEKFSESQNQIALFAKAFGHPARVAIIQHLFKINACVCGDLVEEIGLAQPTISQHLKELKNLGLIQGTIEGTSVCYCIDKDSWTAMKTLLNGFFDNNLDSNSCC, encoded by the coding sequence ATGGGATTAATTAAAACCGAAAAATTTTCAGAGTCACAAAACCAAATTGCACTTTTTGCAAAAGCATTTGGACATCCTGCTAGAGTAGCCATTATACAACATTTGTTTAAAATTAATGCCTGTGTGTGTGGTGATTTGGTAGAAGAGATTGGCTTAGCTCAACCTACTATATCTCAACATTTAAAAGAACTAAAAAACTTAGGTTTAATACAAGGTACTATTGAAGGTACTAGCGTTTGCTATTGTATAGACAAAGACAGTTGGACAGCCATGAAAACACTTTTAAATGGCTTTTTTGACAACAATTTAGACAGCAACTCGTGTTGCTAA
- a CDS encoding TetR family transcriptional regulator C-terminal domain-containing protein yields the protein MAKKKNISSNDIISFYMDYVLEHNEQPKSVYAFAKLNNFEESKFYEHFGTFDAIEKGIFKAFFDNTHHALEASEDYAHFEPRNKLLSFYFTFFENLTANRSYVVYALHKHKNSLKGFAALSELKTSFIHYIKDLGIELIDVKQEQLNKIQDRGLKETAWLQLLLTMKFWMDDTSASFEKTDIFIEKSVNTSFDVLNVMPLKSIIDFGKFIFKEKVKMNN from the coding sequence ATGGCAAAAAAGAAAAATATAAGCAGTAACGACATTATTTCATTTTACATGGATTATGTCTTAGAACATAACGAGCAACCAAAATCAGTATACGCATTTGCGAAGCTCAATAATTTTGAGGAATCTAAATTTTATGAGCACTTCGGAACATTTGATGCTATAGAAAAAGGCATCTTTAAAGCCTTTTTTGATAACACACATCATGCCTTAGAAGCTAGTGAGGATTATGCACACTTTGAGCCTAGAAATAAATTACTAAGCTTTTATTTTACCTTTTTTGAAAACCTTACCGCTAACAGAAGTTATGTGGTGTATGCTTTACATAAACACAAAAATAGTCTAAAAGGTTTTGCTGCTTTATCAGAACTTAAAACAAGTTTCATACACTATATAAAAGATTTAGGTATCGAGCTTATTGATGTTAAGCAAGAACAGCTAAACAAAATTCAAGACAGAGGGCTTAAAGAAACTGCATGGTTACAATTATTATTAACCATGAAGTTTTGGATGGATGATACTTCTGCTTCATTTGAAAAAACAGACATTTTTATAGAAAAATCTGTAAACACAAGTTTTGATGTACTAAATGTTATGCCCCTAAAAAGTATTATTGACTTTGGAAAATTCATCTTTAAAGAAAAAGTTAAGATGAATAATTAA
- a CDS encoding DUF2911 domain-containing protein — MKKLFTLIMLLTVSFAVNAQIETPQPSPFQKIEQKVGLTDVTLEYSRPSMRGREVFGNLVPFGQLWRTGANKNTIITFSGDVTVGGQALKAGSYAVFTTPNAASWDVIFYNDTNNWGAPKTLDESKVAAKVSAEVYTLPMDIETFTMSFDDLTNDSAVLGIMWEKAYVAVKFEVATDKVVTEAIAKTMNGPSADDYYAAARYYFESGKDINQAVTWMNTAVDMYKDAPKFWVLRQQSLINAKAGDKKGAIKAAKASLALAEKAGNADYIKMNKDSLKEWGGL; from the coding sequence ATGAAAAAATTATTTACATTAATTATGTTGCTAACAGTATCATTTGCTGTTAATGCACAAATTGAGACGCCTCAACCTAGTCCGTTTCAAAAGATTGAACAAAAAGTTGGTCTTACAGATGTTACATTAGAATATTCTAGACCATCAATGAGAGGTCGTGAAGTTTTTGGAAACTTAGTACCTTTTGGACAATTATGGAGAACAGGAGCAAATAAAAATACTATTATAACTTTTAGTGGAGATGTAACTGTTGGTGGACAAGCTTTAAAAGCTGGGTCTTATGCAGTATTTACAACACCAAATGCAGCTAGTTGGGACGTTATATTTTACAACGATACTAATAATTGGGGAGCACCAAAAACTTTAGATGAATCAAAAGTAGCAGCTAAAGTATCTGCAGAAGTATATACTTTACCTATGGATATTGAAACGTTTACTATGTCATTTGATGACTTAACAAACGATTCTGCAGTTTTAGGAATTATGTGGGAAAAAGCTTATGTAGCTGTAAAATTTGAGGTTGCAACAGATAAAGTAGTTACTGAGGCTATTGCTAAAACAATGAATGGTCCTAGTGCAGATGATTATTATGCTGCAGCACGTTACTATTTTGAGTCAGGTAAGGACATCAATCAAGCTGTAACTTGGATGAATACTGCAGTAGATATGTATAAAGATGCTCCTAAGTTTTGGGTGTTACGTCAACAGTCTTTAATTAATGCAAAAGCAGGAGATAAAAAAGGAGCTATTAAAGCTGCTAAAGCGTCTTTGGCACTTGCTGAAAAAGCAGGTAATGCTGATTATATTAAGATGAATAAAGACTCTTTAAAAGAATGGGGAGGATTATAA
- a CDS encoding helix-turn-helix transcriptional regulator codes for MTNKIKVHRAIHNLTQADLANKIGVSRQTINAMEKNKYVPSTVLALKLSKVFNVSVHDIFELEEID; via the coding sequence ATGACGAATAAAATTAAAGTACATCGTGCTATTCATAATTTAACACAAGCAGATTTAGCGAATAAAATAGGTGTTAGTAGACAAACCATAAATGCAATGGAAAAAAATAAATACGTACCGTCTACAGTTTTAGCTCTAAAATTATCTAAAGTTTTTAACGTTTCTGTACATGATATTTTTGAACTTGAAGAAATAGACTAA
- a CDS encoding DUF6428 family protein, which translates to MTLSEIKKHLSQLETISFTLPDGSLVPNHFHVTEVGQVAKHFIDCGGTVRQEKKVSFQLWNADDYDHRLHPEKLVKIIELSEEIFNLEGLDIEVEFQGEQTIQKFGLEFKNNTFQLTSLVTDCLAKDKCGISEPKQKLQFSDMQAGDSCAPGSGCC; encoded by the coding sequence ATGACACTTTCAGAAATTAAAAAACACTTATCACAATTAGAAACTATTTCTTTTACACTACCTGATGGTAGTTTAGTTCCAAACCATTTTCATGTTACTGAAGTCGGACAAGTAGCTAAACACTTTATTGATTGTGGTGGAACTGTAAGACAAGAAAAAAAAGTAAGTTTCCAACTTTGGAATGCAGATGATTATGATCACAGATTACATCCTGAAAAATTAGTTAAAATCATAGAGTTGTCTGAAGAAATATTTAACCTAGAAGGTTTAGATATTGAAGTTGAGTTTCAAGGAGAACAAACCATTCAAAAATTTGGTTTAGAATTTAAAAACAATACCTTTCAACTAACATCATTAGTAACGGATTGTCTTGCAAAAGATAAATGCGGAATCTCAGAACCAAAACAAAAACTACAATTTTCAGACATGCAAGCAGGAGACTCTTGCGCACCAGGTTCTGGATGTTGCTAA
- a CDS encoding flavin reductase family protein, with protein sequence MAYFNLKQIQELEHLYKINLINSCSGFKSANLIGTKSTKGQENVAVFSSVTHIGSNPPLLGFFCRPTTVTRHTYDNIKKTGVYTINHIDLNNFEDAHHTSAKYDQSISEFDMTGLESEYKDNCKAPFVKRAPIQLEMKFIEEYLIQANNTILVIGEIQGLYINGDLLEDDGFINLSKANIAAINGLDGYTIPKLEKRLEYQRPKK encoded by the coding sequence ATGGCTTATTTTAATTTAAAACAGATTCAGGAATTAGAGCATTTATATAAAATTAATTTAATTAATAGTTGCTCTGGTTTTAAAAGTGCTAATTTAATTGGCACAAAATCTACCAAGGGACAAGAAAATGTAGCTGTATTTAGTTCGGTAACACACATTGGTAGCAATCCGCCTTTATTGGGCTTTTTTTGCAGACCAACAACGGTAACACGTCACACGTATGACAACATAAAAAAGACAGGCGTTTATACTATAAATCACATTGATTTAAACAATTTTGAAGACGCACATCATACCTCTGCTAAATACGACCAGTCGATTTCAGAATTTGATATGACTGGTTTAGAATCAGAATACAAAGATAATTGTAAAGCGCCATTTGTAAAAAGGGCTCCAATCCAATTAGAAATGAAATTTATTGAAGAATATCTAATCCAAGCAAATAACACCATATTAGTAATCGGAGAAATTCAAGGCTTGTACATTAATGGTGATTTATTAGAAGATGATGGATTTATAAATCTATCCAAAGCAAATATTGCTGCCATTAATGGTTTAGATGGATATACAATCCCTAAATTAGAAAAACGCTTAGAATACCAAAGACCTAAAAAATAA
- a CDS encoding GNAT family N-acetyltransferase, which yields MQIITINKANFSEVQSIYQQGIATGVATFETVVPDWEYWNNNHLPIGRILAIKDDQFLGWASLSAVSKRKVYSGVAEVSVYVSKHFRGQKVGDFLLKKLIKISEQNNIWTLQAGIMRANTASLKLHTNNQFRIIGFKENIGQLHGLWMDNIMLERRSKTVGI from the coding sequence ATGCAAATCATTACCATAAATAAAGCCAATTTCTCAGAAGTACAATCTATTTATCAACAGGGTATTGCTACAGGAGTTGCAACGTTTGAAACAGTTGTACCTGATTGGGAGTATTGGAATAACAACCACTTACCTATTGGTCGTATTTTAGCAATAAAAGACGACCAATTTTTAGGTTGGGCGTCTTTAAGTGCTGTTTCAAAAAGAAAAGTATATTCTGGCGTTGCTGAAGTTAGTGTTTATGTGTCAAAACATTTTAGAGGGCAAAAGGTTGGAGATTTCCTGCTAAAAAAGCTAATTAAGATTAGCGAACAAAATAATATTTGGACGCTACAAGCTGGAATAATGAGAGCAAATACTGCTAGTCTAAAATTACACACCAATAATCAATTTAGAATTATTGGCTTTAAAGAAAACATTGGACAATTACATGGTCTGTGGATGGACAATATAATGCTTGAAAGACGTAGTAAAACAGTAGGTATTTAA
- a CDS encoding ABC1 kinase family protein, translated as MKTIDKIPTSKISRATKLVTTGAKVGVNYLKYYGDKITKTEAEAKARLNENNAEDIYDGLKQLKGSALKVAQMLSMEKSILPQAYVEKFSLAQFSVPPLSAPLVSKTFKKYFGKLPSQIYDTFNLNSVNAASIGQVHLAEKNGKKLAVKIQYPGVADSIASDLAMVKPIAIKMFNIKGKDSDKYFQEVENKLVEETNYILEVEQSKAIVAACKHIPNLKFPNYYEALSSERIITMDWMEGEHLSEFTAYNTDQNKANQLGQALWDFYMYQMHVIKKVHADPHPGNFLVSKSGDLIALDFGCMKEVPQDFYVPYFELAKPEVINNKEAFTAKMYELEILREEDTQEELDFFSAMFHELLSLFTKPFHEESFDFSDPKFFNAISEMGQRYSKSTELRKMNGNRGSKHFIYINRTFFGLYNLMFDLKAKDVQINNYKTL; from the coding sequence TTGAAAACGATAGACAAAATACCAACTTCAAAAATTTCTAGAGCAACTAAACTTGTTACTACTGGAGCAAAAGTTGGTGTTAATTACCTAAAATACTATGGTGATAAAATCACCAAAACTGAAGCCGAAGCTAAAGCGAGACTTAACGAAAACAATGCTGAAGACATCTATGATGGTTTAAAGCAATTAAAAGGAAGTGCGCTTAAAGTAGCACAAATGTTAAGCATGGAAAAAAGTATTTTACCACAAGCTTATGTAGAGAAGTTTTCGTTGGCACAATTTTCTGTACCACCACTTTCTGCGCCTTTAGTTAGTAAAACTTTTAAAAAATATTTCGGGAAATTACCAAGCCAAATTTACGACACTTTTAATCTAAATTCTGTAAATGCAGCCAGTATTGGACAAGTGCATTTAGCCGAAAAGAATGGGAAAAAACTTGCTGTGAAAATTCAATATCCAGGTGTTGCAGATAGCATTGCTAGCGATTTGGCTATGGTAAAACCTATTGCCATAAAAATGTTCAATATTAAAGGAAAGGACTCTGATAAGTACTTTCAAGAGGTAGAAAACAAATTAGTAGAAGAAACTAATTATATTTTAGAAGTTGAGCAAAGCAAAGCAATTGTAGCAGCTTGTAAGCACATCCCTAATTTAAAGTTTCCAAACTATTACGAAGCATTATCTTCCGAGCGTATTATAACTATGGACTGGATGGAAGGCGAACACCTTTCTGAATTTACTGCATACAACACAGATCAAAATAAAGCAAACCAATTAGGACAAGCCCTTTGGGATTTTTATATGTACCAAATGCATGTTATCAAAAAAGTACATGCAGATCCACATCCAGGAAACTTTTTAGTATCTAAATCTGGCGATTTAATTGCTTTAGATTTTGGATGTATGAAAGAAGTACCTCAAGATTTTTACGTGCCTTATTTTGAATTAGCAAAACCAGAGGTAATCAACAATAAAGAAGCGTTTACCGCTAAAATGTACGAATTAGAGATTTTAAGAGAAGAAGACACTCAAGAAGAATTAGATTTTTTCTCGGCAATGTTTCATGAGTTATTAAGCTTATTTACAAAACCTTTTCACGAGGAAAGTTTTGATTTCTCAGACCCTAAATTTTTTAACGCTATTTCAGAAATGGGACAACGTTACAGTAAAAGTACAGAATTAAGAAAAATGAATGGAAACCGAGGTTCTAAGCACTTTATTTACATAAACAGAACCTTCTTTGGTTTGTATAATTTAATGTTTGATTTAAAAGCAAAAGACGTTCAAATTAACAATTACAAAACGTTATAA